From a single Candidatus Brevundimonas phytovorans genomic region:
- the uvrB gene encoding excinuclease ABC subunit UvrB, with protein MARSPSKPSKPVHVPAQPGVQEMAAPFLQDGPRGRGGKAMPMFAPVTGPRLTPEEPPAAPGDWVPHRPSRDGAKKGGRFRLETKYTPAGDQPAAIKELVAMAEAGERDQVLLGVTGSGKTFTMAKVIEQTQRPALILAPNKTLAAQLYSEFKSFFPDNAVEYFVSYYDYYQPEAYVPRTDTYIEKDSSINEQIDRMRHAATRAILERDDVIVVASVSCIYGIGSVETYTAMTFTLKVGDQIDEAKLRADLIALQYKRNDLNFERGMFRKRGDVLEIFPVHMEDRAWRIQLFGDELESIQEFDPLTGKKTADLEEVTVYAASHYVTPRPSLNQAIMGIKAELKETLDWMTENGKLLEAQRLEQRVRFDLEMMEATGACAGIENYSRWLTGRAPGEPPPTFFEYIPDNALLFVDESHVTVGQINGMFRGDYRRKSTLAEYGFRLPSCIDNRPLKFDEWEAMRPQTVHVSATPGPWEMEQTGGVFVEQVIRPTGLIDPPVEIRPVSGQTRNQVDDVIDEVKAVARQGYRSLVTVLTKKMAEDLTEYMHEQGVRVRYMHSDVDTLERIEILRDLRLGSFDVLIGINLLREGLDIPECGLVAILDADKEGFLRSETSLIQTIGRAARNVDGRVILYADRMTGSMDRAIAETNRRRERQEAYNREHGITPESVKRDIKEILDSPYESREMDRLTRPGVAEESKPFVGSNFQTALKDMEGRMREAAANLEFEEAARLRDEIKKMKLLDLEFANEALTGAGEAVDTSAPKRWRKEAAAEKAEAFRKGR; from the coding sequence ATGGCTCGTTCTCCCTCGAAACCGTCCAAGCCCGTCCATGTGCCTGCCCAACCAGGCGTGCAGGAGATGGCCGCGCCCTTCCTCCAGGACGGCCCGCGCGGCCGTGGCGGCAAGGCCATGCCCATGTTCGCCCCCGTCACCGGCCCGCGCCTGACGCCGGAGGAGCCGCCCGCCGCCCCCGGCGACTGGGTGCCTCACCGCCCCTCGCGCGACGGCGCGAAAAAGGGCGGCCGCTTCCGGCTGGAGACGAAGTACACCCCCGCCGGGGATCAGCCCGCCGCCATCAAGGAGCTGGTGGCCATGGCCGAGGCCGGAGAGCGCGATCAGGTCCTGCTGGGCGTCACCGGCTCGGGCAAGACCTTCACCATGGCCAAGGTCATCGAGCAGACCCAGCGCCCGGCCCTGATCCTGGCCCCCAACAAGACCTTGGCCGCCCAGCTCTATTCCGAGTTCAAGAGCTTCTTCCCCGACAACGCGGTCGAGTATTTCGTCAGCTACTACGACTACTATCAACCCGAGGCCTACGTGCCCCGGACCGACACCTACATCGAGAAGGACTCGTCGATTAACGAGCAGATCGACCGGATGCGCCACGCGGCCACCCGCGCCATCCTGGAGCGCGACGACGTCATCGTGGTCGCCTCGGTCAGCTGCATCTACGGCATCGGCTCGGTCGAGACCTACACCGCCATGACCTTCACCCTGAAGGTCGGCGACCAGATCGACGAGGCCAAGCTGCGCGCCGACCTGATCGCCCTGCAATACAAGCGCAACGACCTGAATTTCGAACGCGGGATGTTCAGGAAGCGCGGCGACGTGCTGGAGATCTTCCCCGTCCACATGGAGGACCGCGCCTGGCGCATCCAGCTGTTCGGCGACGAGCTGGAATCCATCCAGGAGTTCGACCCCCTGACCGGCAAGAAGACCGCTGACCTCGAGGAAGTCACCGTCTACGCCGCCAGCCACTACGTCACCCCGCGCCCGTCGCTGAACCAGGCCATCATGGGCATCAAGGCCGAGCTGAAGGAGACGCTCGACTGGATGACCGAGAACGGCAAGCTCCTGGAGGCGCAGCGCCTCGAACAGCGCGTCCGCTTTGATCTGGAGATGATGGAGGCCACCGGCGCCTGCGCCGGCATCGAGAACTACAGCCGCTGGCTGACCGGCCGCGCGCCGGGCGAGCCGCCGCCCACCTTCTTCGAATATATCCCCGACAACGCCCTGCTCTTCGTCGATGAGAGCCACGTCACCGTGGGCCAGATCAACGGCATGTTCCGGGGCGACTACCGCCGCAAGTCGACCCTGGCCGAGTACGGCTTCCGCCTGCCCTCCTGCATCGACAACCGCCCGCTGAAGTTCGACGAATGGGAGGCCATGCGGCCCCAGACCGTCCACGTCTCGGCCACCCCCGGCCCCTGGGAGATGGAACAGACCGGCGGCGTCTTCGTGGAACAGGTCATCCGCCCCACCGGCCTGATCGACCCCCCGGTCGAGATCCGCCCCGTCTCCGGCCAGACCCGCAACCAGGTCGACGACGTCATCGACGAGGTCAAGGCCGTGGCCCGTCAGGGCTACCGCTCCCTCGTCACCGTCCTGACCAAGAAGATGGCCGAGGACCTCACCGAATACATGCATGAGCAGGGGGTGCGCGTCCGCTACATGCACTCCGACGTCGACACCCTGGAACGCATCGAGATCCTGCGCGATCTTCGCCTCGGTTCGTTCGACGTCCTGATCGGCATCAACCTGCTGCGCGAGGGTCTGGACATTCCCGAGTGCGGCCTGGTCGCCATCCTCGACGCCGACAAGGAGGGCTTCCTGCGGTCGGAAACCTCCCTGATCCAGACCATCGGCCGCGCCGCGCGCAACGTCGACGGCCGCGTCATCCTCTACGCCGACCGCATGACCGGCTCGATGGATCGCGCCATCGCCGAGACCAACCGTCGCCGCGAGCGTCAGGAAGCCTACAACCGCGAACACGGCATCACGCCCGAAAGCGTCAAGCGCGACATCAAGGAAATCCTCGACAGCCCCTACGAGTCTCGCGAGATGGACCGCCTGACCCGCCCCGGCGTGGCCGAGGAATCCAAGCCCTTCGTCGGCTCCAACTTCCAGACCGCCCTCAAGGACATGGAGGGCCGGATGCGCGAAGCCGCCGCCAACCTCGAGTTCGAGGAAGCCGCCCGCCTCCGCGACGAGATCAAGAAGATGAAGCTCCTCGACCTCGAATTCGCCAACGAAGCCCTCACCGGCGCCGGCGAAGCCGTCGACACCTCAGCCCCCAAACGCTGGCGCAAGGAAGCGGCGG
- a CDS encoding TonB-dependent receptor — translation MSTRKNYLLGTTMVAGAAAMSLTLLAPGAAFAQDATNTQEAASTVDEVVVVGSRIRRDNYNAPSPTQVVTREEATLQGFASTTEALQSTAVTGGTSQINSSYGGYVTDGGPGANTIGLRGMGPSRTLVLLNGRRVSPAGSRGSVGSADLNVLPTAMIDRVEVLRDGASSVYGSDAVAGVVNIQTRKNFEGLTLEAQRNEPLEANGAGGSSRFSLTAGGRGDRWRAAGSIERYERDELTLRDRAFTRCQTDGYIDRTTGGSLDFVDPITGKPKCYPITDTGSNGVSINTVSIGVEGPLDARGRRTFVGVNGVGAAGSVGTTFNRWRPNSGVDTGVVGFEGVGGGDNDVNVRDTFEDRMLNESLISPVEITTLYGEAGYQLNALGSAELYGEVLINQRKSSQTGYRQLALDYAKGSPLLPDSLAFSTVLTDQGLNKSQDVGVRAFIGFGNDHSKQEQVFNRNVVGLKGDFFIPEWRYDLSASYSRSRSEYTSEQFLTNRLVESLDVVETAPGQFQCAQLASNPGCIAAPALSSQVIGGVLPQAWVDYVFRPVKGVTTYEEKIVSLGLDGPLFDLPAGKVMGFFGAEWRDSEIDDTPGLDSQNNNTYNFSSSGITRGSDSVWEVFAEVEAPLLRDAPFAKSLTLNGSFRYTDYDSYGDDTTYKIGLVYQPVDMLTFRATYGTSYRAPALFEQFVGATTGFLANTNDRCNEYGKPNVNPNRVANCTAEGLAPDHYNLTSVKVVTLGGADAGLEAETSTNMTVGLVLKPTLPMGWGDVAFAVDYYEIEVENGVSQYGAANILTRCYDSRPEDFAADVGFCSLVERDPSNNQLTVQNSYVNLATDIVKGLDYTLRYRNDVGPGSLLFNLAVTQYTEISNKLFAEDPLEDYKGQINNPEFTGTADVSYAWDQWRVRYGVEWIQGTDSYDYLGVSPSDADPSTSMYDFDVPDYFLHNASVQYTGEGWTVTAGVRNLWNENPPTISSGYYNRVGNAPLYSGYDYLGRTAFVNLTKSF, via the coding sequence ATGAGCACTCGTAAGAACTACCTGCTGGGCACGACGATGGTGGCTGGCGCCGCTGCAATGTCGCTGACCCTGCTCGCTCCGGGAGCCGCGTTCGCTCAGGACGCCACCAACACTCAGGAAGCTGCATCGACGGTTGACGAAGTCGTCGTCGTCGGCTCGCGCATTCGTCGCGACAATTACAACGCCCCGTCGCCGACCCAGGTCGTGACGCGCGAAGAAGCGACGCTGCAAGGCTTCGCCTCGACCACGGAAGCCCTGCAGAGCACGGCCGTCACGGGCGGCACCTCGCAGATCAACAGCTCGTACGGCGGCTACGTCACGGACGGCGGCCCCGGCGCCAACACGATCGGTCTGCGCGGCATGGGCCCGAGCCGCACCCTGGTGCTGCTGAACGGCCGTCGCGTCTCGCCCGCCGGTTCGCGCGGCTCGGTCGGTTCGGCCGACCTGAACGTGCTGCCGACCGCCATGATCGACCGCGTCGAAGTCCTGCGCGACGGCGCCTCGTCGGTCTACGGCTCGGACGCCGTGGCCGGCGTGGTCAACATCCAGACCCGCAAGAACTTTGAAGGCCTTACGCTGGAAGCCCAGCGTAACGAGCCGCTGGAAGCCAACGGCGCAGGCGGCTCGAGCCGCTTCTCGCTGACTGCCGGCGGCCGGGGCGACCGCTGGCGCGCCGCCGGTTCGATCGAACGCTATGAGCGCGACGAACTGACCCTGCGCGACCGTGCGTTCACGCGTTGCCAGACGGACGGCTATATCGACCGCACGACGGGCGGCAGCCTGGACTTCGTCGATCCGATCACCGGCAAGCCCAAGTGCTATCCGATCACGGACACCGGTTCGAACGGCGTGTCGATCAACACTGTCAGCATCGGCGTCGAAGGCCCGCTGGACGCACGCGGTCGTCGGACCTTCGTCGGCGTGAACGGCGTCGGCGCAGCCGGCTCGGTCGGCACCACCTTCAATCGCTGGCGTCCGAACTCGGGCGTCGACACGGGCGTGGTGGGCTTTGAAGGCGTCGGCGGCGGCGACAACGACGTCAACGTGCGTGACACCTTCGAAGATCGCATGCTCAACGAGTCGCTGATCTCTCCCGTCGAGATCACGACCCTGTACGGCGAAGCCGGCTATCAGCTGAACGCCCTGGGCAGCGCCGAACTGTACGGCGAAGTCCTGATCAACCAGCGCAAATCCTCGCAGACCGGCTATCGCCAGCTGGCGCTCGACTACGCCAAGGGCAGCCCCCTGCTGCCGGACAGCCTGGCCTTCAGCACCGTTTTGACGGACCAGGGTCTCAACAAAAGTCAGGACGTCGGCGTCCGCGCCTTCATCGGCTTCGGCAACGACCACTCCAAGCAAGAGCAGGTCTTCAACCGCAACGTCGTCGGCCTGAAGGGTGACTTCTTCATCCCGGAATGGCGCTATGACCTGTCGGCCAGCTATTCGCGTTCGCGTTCGGAATACACCAGCGAGCAGTTCCTGACGAACCGTTTGGTCGAAAGCCTGGACGTCGTCGAGACCGCACCTGGCCAGTTCCAGTGCGCCCAACTGGCCTCGAACCCTGGCTGCATCGCGGCCCCGGCGCTGAGCAGCCAGGTTATCGGCGGCGTCCTGCCGCAGGCCTGGGTCGATTACGTCTTCCGTCCGGTCAAGGGCGTGACCACCTATGAAGAGAAGATCGTCAGCCTCGGCCTCGACGGTCCGCTGTTCGACCTGCCGGCCGGCAAGGTGATGGGCTTCTTCGGCGCCGAATGGCGTGACTCGGAGATCGACGACACGCCGGGCCTCGATTCGCAGAACAACAACACCTACAACTTCTCCAGCTCGGGCATTACGCGCGGCTCGGACTCGGTGTGGGAAGTCTTTGCTGAAGTCGAAGCGCCGTTGCTGCGCGATGCGCCCTTCGCCAAGTCGCTGACGCTGAACGGTTCGTTCCGTTACACGGACTATGACTCGTACGGCGACGACACGACCTACAAGATCGGCCTGGTTTACCAGCCCGTCGACATGCTGACGTTCCGCGCCACCTACGGCACCTCCTACCGCGCCCCGGCGCTGTTCGAGCAGTTCGTCGGCGCCACGACCGGCTTCCTCGCCAACACCAACGACCGTTGCAACGAGTACGGCAAACCGAACGTCAACCCGAACCGCGTGGCTAACTGCACCGCCGAAGGTCTGGCGCCGGACCACTACAACCTGACCAGCGTCAAGGTCGTCACCCTGGGCGGCGCCGACGCCGGCCTGGAAGCCGAAACCTCGACCAACATGACGGTTGGCCTGGTTCTGAAACCGACCCTGCCCATGGGCTGGGGCGATGTCGCCTTCGCGGTCGACTACTACGAAATCGAAGTTGAAAACGGCGTCTCGCAGTATGGCGCCGCCAACATCCTGACGCGCTGCTACGACTCGCGCCCGGAAGATTTCGCCGCGGACGTGGGCTTCTGCTCGCTGGTCGAGCGCGATCCGTCCAACAATCAGCTGACGGTTCAGAACAGCTACGTGAACCTCGCCACGGACATCGTGAAGGGCCTGGACTACACCCTGCGCTACCGTAACGACGTCGGCCCGGGTTCGCTGCTGTTCAACCTGGCGGTCACCCAGTACACGGAAATCTCGAACAAGCTGTTCGCTGAAGATCCGCTGGAAGACTACAAGGGTCAGATCAACAATCCGGAGTTCACCGGAACGGCTGATGTGTCCTATGCCTGGGATCAATGGCGGGTGCGCTACGGCGTCGAATGGATCCAGGGCACGGATAGCTACGACTATCTGGGCGTCTCGCCTTCGGACGCCGACCCCTCGACCAGCATGTACGACTTCGATGTGCCGGACTATTTCCTGCACAACGCCTCGGTCCAGTACACGGGTGAAGGCTGGACGGTCACGGCCGGCGTGCGCAACCTGTGGAACGAAAACCCGCCGACCATCTCGTCGGGCTACTACAACCGGGTCGGCAACGCCCCGCTGTACTCGGGCTACGACTACCTGGGCCGCACGGCCTTCGTGAACCTCACGAAGTCCTTCTAA
- a CDS encoding efflux RND transporter permease subunit → MNNISSWAIKNPIPIILLFVLLTLGGITGFSGMRINNNPDIDFPLVAVTAARPGAAPAEMEVQVTRLIEDSLAGLSGVRHINSQITDGVSSTTIEFELGTDTERATNDVRNAMSGVRASLPQDMQEPTVQRIDITGDALITYVVRSPTMSPEQISWFIDNEMSRALLALGGVGEVNRSGGVDREIRVELDPQRLAAYGVTAAQVSQALTNVNNNLPGGRVTVAGSERSVRTLGAATSIQQLRETLVPLANGKSVRLGDLGAVVDKWGEPRRLARYNGQEAVTFNFLRSREASEVKVAEKVRQEVARIDAAHPELSIEQVTSSVQYIEESYLASLEALLLGAVLAVIVVFIFLRDWRATLIAATAMPMSLIPTFALLGPMDQSLNVVTLLALSLTIGILVDDAIVEIENIVRHMRDGKPPYDAAFEAADEIGLAVVATTGTIIAVFAPVGFMPGIIGQFFKAFALAACISVFFSLVVARTLTPLMAAYLLKHTKHEDKDPFWMAGYLKALHWCLGNRWKVFVLGAVFLVGSISLSVVAKMSFEFMSPGDQSRAAFQIELPPGSTLRQTDAVVQQVTQKLRARPEVTSVYAAIGGQDVGQANVYADMVPKGERSISQQAFARAMVDELKQIPGARIRAGIAQQGGGPSDGTSYTFSLLGDNPAALEAAARKVEDEMRGVKGLANVVNTAAIARPEILVTPRPDEAALLGVSAGTISQAVRVATIGDVDQNLPKYNLGDRQIPIRLQLTEAARQDLNVLENLRVPTASGASVPLSAVADIAFGAGPATVRRQDRSRIASITAELDGVTTGAAGQAVNRLPSVKSLPEGVRQVPAGDAEFIQEMLMGFGIAFISGILLMYAVLTLLFKSFAYPVTIMAALPLAIGGAFIGLVIGGKSFSLSALIGVLMLMGIAAKNSILLVDYIIIAEKEGGMSRREAIMDAAHKRARPILMTTFAMGAGMVPIAMGIGADVEFRSPMAIAVLGGLISSTFLSLLYIPAIFTIVDDIAGFGRRMLGRMFAGQRKLADGSRPEDPNPPVGAQPYLGD, encoded by the coding sequence ATGAACAACATCTCGTCCTGGGCCATCAAGAATCCCATCCCGATCATCCTGCTCTTCGTGCTGCTGACCCTTGGCGGGATCACGGGCTTCTCGGGGATGCGGATCAACAACAACCCCGACATCGACTTCCCTCTGGTCGCCGTCACCGCCGCCCGCCCCGGCGCGGCCCCGGCCGAGATGGAGGTCCAGGTCACACGCCTGATCGAGGACTCCCTGGCCGGCCTGTCCGGGGTGCGCCACATCAACTCCCAGATCACCGACGGCGTGTCCTCGACCACCATCGAGTTCGAGCTGGGCACCGACACCGAACGCGCCACCAACGACGTCCGCAACGCCATGAGCGGCGTGCGCGCCTCCCTGCCCCAGGACATGCAGGAGCCGACGGTCCAGCGCATCGACATCACCGGCGACGCCCTGATCACCTATGTGGTCCGCTCGCCGACCATGTCGCCGGAACAGATCAGCTGGTTCATCGACAATGAAATGAGCCGCGCCCTGCTCGCCCTCGGCGGCGTGGGCGAGGTCAATCGTTCGGGCGGCGTCGACCGCGAGATCCGCGTCGAACTGGACCCCCAGCGCCTGGCCGCCTACGGCGTCACCGCCGCCCAGGTCAGCCAGGCCCTGACCAACGTCAACAACAACCTGCCCGGCGGCCGCGTCACCGTGGCCGGGTCCGAGCGCTCGGTCCGCACCCTGGGCGCCGCCACCTCGATCCAGCAACTGCGTGAGACCCTGGTGCCCTTGGCCAATGGCAAGAGCGTGCGCCTGGGCGACCTCGGCGCCGTGGTCGACAAGTGGGGCGAGCCCCGCCGCCTGGCCCGCTACAACGGCCAGGAAGCCGTCACCTTCAACTTCCTGCGCTCGCGTGAGGCCAGCGAGGTCAAGGTGGCCGAAAAGGTCCGTCAGGAAGTCGCCCGCATCGACGCCGCCCACCCGGAGCTGTCCATCGAACAGGTGACGTCCAGCGTCCAGTATATCGAGGAAAGCTATCTCGCCTCGCTGGAAGCCCTGCTTCTGGGCGCCGTCCTGGCCGTCATCGTCGTCTTCATCTTCCTGCGCGACTGGCGTGCGACCCTGATCGCGGCCACGGCCATGCCCATGTCGCTGATCCCGACCTTCGCCCTGCTGGGGCCGATGGATCAGTCGCTGAACGTCGTCACCCTGCTGGCCCTGTCGCTGACCATCGGCATCCTGGTCGATGACGCCATCGTCGAGATCGAGAACATCGTCCGCCACATGCGCGACGGCAAGCCGCCCTATGACGCCGCCTTCGAGGCCGCCGACGAGATCGGCCTGGCCGTCGTGGCCACGACCGGCACCATCATCGCCGTCTTCGCCCCTGTCGGCTTCATGCCCGGCATCATCGGCCAGTTCTTCAAGGCCTTCGCCCTGGCCGCCTGCATCAGCGTCTTCTTCTCGCTGGTCGTGGCGCGCACCCTGACGCCGCTGATGGCCGCCTATCTGCTCAAGCACACCAAGCATGAGGACAAGGACCCCTTCTGGATGGCGGGCTATCTGAAGGCCCTGCACTGGTGCCTCGGCAACCGCTGGAAGGTCTTCGTCCTGGGCGCCGTCTTCCTGGTCGGCTCGATCAGCCTCTCGGTCGTGGCCAAGATGTCCTTCGAGTTCATGTCGCCTGGCGACCAGAGCCGCGCCGCCTTCCAGATCGAACTGCCGCCCGGCTCGACCCTGCGCCAGACCGACGCCGTGGTTCAGCAGGTGACGCAGAAGCTGCGCGCCCGTCCCGAAGTCACCTCCGTCTATGCCGCCATCGGCGGTCAGGACGTGGGTCAGGCCAATGTCTACGCCGACATGGTGCCCAAGGGCGAACGGTCCATCAGCCAGCAGGCCTTCGCCCGCGCCATGGTCGATGAGCTGAAACAGATTCCCGGCGCCCGCATCCGCGCCGGCATCGCCCAGCAGGGCGGCGGGCCCAGCGACGGCACCAGCTACACCTTCTCCCTTCTCGGGGATAATCCCGCCGCCCTCGAAGCCGCCGCCCGCAAGGTCGAGGATGAGATGCGCGGGGTGAAGGGCCTGGCCAATGTGGTCAACACCGCCGCCATTGCTCGCCCGGAAATCCTGGTCACGCCCCGCCCCGACGAAGCCGCCCTGCTGGGCGTCTCGGCCGGGACCATCTCCCAGGCCGTGCGCGTCGCCACCATCGGCGACGTCGACCAGAACCTGCCGAAATACAACCTCGGCGACCGCCAGATCCCCATCCGCCTGCAACTGACCGAGGCGGCCCGTCAGGATCTGAACGTGCTGGAGAACCTGCGCGTCCCGACCGCCTCCGGCGCCTCGGTGCCGCTCAGCGCCGTGGCCGACATCGCGTTCGGCGCCGGCCCGGCCACCGTCCGCCGCCAGGACCGCTCGCGCATCGCCTCGATCACGGCCGAGCTGGACGGCGTCACCACGGGCGCCGCGGGTCAGGCGGTCAATCGCCTGCCCTCGGTCAAGAGCCTGCCCGAGGGCGTGCGTCAGGTCCCCGCCGGCGACGCCGAGTTCATCCAGGAGATGCTGATGGGCTTCGGCATCGCCTTCATCTCCGGCATCCTGCTGATGTATGCGGTCCTGACCCTGCTGTTCAAAAGCTTCGCCTATCCCGTCACCATCATGGCCGCCCTGCCCCTGGCCATCGGCGGGGCCTTCATCGGCCTGGTGATCGGCGGCAAGAGCTTCTCCCTGTCGGCTCTGATCGGCGTGCTGATGCTGATGGGCATCGCGGCCAAGAACTCCATCCTCCTGGTCGACTACATCATCATCGCCGAGAAGGAGGGCGGCATGAGCCGCCGCGAGGCCATCATGGACGCCGCCCACAAGCGAGCCCGCCCCATCCTGATGACCACCTTCGCCATGGGGGCCGGCATGGTGCCGATCGCCATGGGCATCGGCGCCGACGTCGAGTTCCGCTCGCCCATGGCCATCGCGGTCCTGGGCGGCCTGATCTCCTCGACCTTCCTGTCCCTGCTCTATATCCCGGCCATCTTCACCATCGTCGACGACATCGCCGGCTTCGGCCGTCGGATGCTGGGTCGGATGTTCGCCGGTCAGCGCAAGCTGGCGGACGGCAGCCGTCCTGAGGACCCCAACCCCCCGGTCGGGGCCCAGCCCTACCTCGGCGACTGA
- a CDS encoding efflux RND transporter periplasmic adaptor subunit has product MAFTSRTPALLLAAAAALTLTACGGHGDDKSQAEKTGASRQTVSAAVAIEQALPRIIVASGTVSAWEEVPVGAETGGLTAVGVYVDEGSYVRQGQVLVKLNDALLQAQLRQQQAGVQTAEANAARDDAALARAQELKARGFLSQASLDTALANQRASQANLASARASLSETRTRLSQAEIKAPVSGLIISRSVTKGQIVDAGTQLFRMVRDGRLELDAQVPETDLPALRAGQTAAIASNEGVTTSGTIRIVTPEVDPQTRLGLARITLSPGSGLKPGMFARASISAGAQPTTVVPTGAVLYRENKAGVYVLNADNSAHFRPITVLSRRDDQTSVSGIEPGVRVVVQGAGFLSEGDKVTVAPAAAAAPVAAPVAAPAAK; this is encoded by the coding sequence GTGGCGTTCACTTCTCGCACTCCGGCCCTCCTCCTCGCGGCGGCCGCCGCCCTGACCCTGACCGCCTGCGGCGGCCACGGCGACGACAAGTCCCAGGCTGAAAAGACCGGCGCCTCGCGCCAGACGGTCAGCGCCGCCGTCGCCATCGAACAGGCCCTGCCGCGCATCATCGTCGCCTCCGGCACCGTCTCGGCCTGGGAGGAGGTCCCCGTCGGGGCCGAGACCGGCGGCCTGACCGCCGTCGGCGTCTATGTCGATGAGGGCTCCTACGTCCGTCAGGGCCAGGTTCTGGTCAAGCTGAACGACGCCCTGCTGCAGGCCCAGCTGCGTCAGCAGCAGGCCGGTGTTCAGACCGCCGAGGCCAACGCCGCCCGCGACGACGCCGCCCTCGCCCGCGCCCAGGAGCTGAAGGCGCGCGGCTTCCTCAGCCAGGCCTCGCTGGACACGGCCCTGGCCAACCAGCGCGCCTCCCAGGCCAATCTGGCCTCCGCCCGCGCCTCCCTGTCGGAGACCCGCACCCGCCTGTCCCAGGCCGAGATCAAGGCCCCCGTCTCGGGCCTCATCATCAGCCGCAGCGTGACCAAGGGTCAGATCGTCGACGCCGGAACCCAGCTGTTCCGCATGGTCCGCGACGGCCGCCTGGAGCTGGACGCCCAGGTGCCCGAGACCGACCTGCCCGCCCTGCGCGCCGGTCAGACCGCCGCCATCGCCTCCAATGAAGGCGTCACGACCAGCGGCACGATCCGCATCGTCACCCCCGAGGTGGACCCCCAGACCCGCCTCGGCCTGGCCCGCATCACCCTGTCCCCCGGCAGCGGCCTGAAGCCGGGCATGTTCGCCCGCGCCTCGATCAGCGCCGGCGCCCAGCCCACCACCGTCGTGCCCACCGGCGCGGTTCTCTATCGCGAGAACAAGGCCGGGGTTTACGTCCTCAACGCCGACAACTCGGCCCACTTCCGCCCGATCACCGTCCTGTCGCGCCGCGACGACCAGACCTCGGTCAGCGGGATCGAGCCCGGCGTCCGCGTCGTGGTCCAGGGCGCCGGCTTCCTCAGCGAGGGCGACAAGGTCACGGTCGCCCCCGCCGCCGCCGCCGCCCCTGTCGCCGCCCCTGTCGCCGCCCCGGCTGCGAAGTAA
- a CDS encoding DUF6491 family protein translates to MSRVFPLLLLAGAVALSACAPMSAQDGAQPPARSQCFYTDQVDNFRGDNQTLYIRTRNKDVFELQTLGYCADIDFAFGIGFVPDASLSRLCTGDFSRILVSGGPTPRQPCRVQVVKKLTEAEVTALPARDRP, encoded by the coding sequence ATGTCGCGTGTGTTCCCGCTCCTGCTGCTGGCCGGCGCCGTCGCCCTGTCCGCCTGCGCCCCGATGTCCGCCCAGGACGGCGCCCAGCCCCCGGCGCGCAGCCAATGCTTCTACACCGATCAGGTCGATAACTTCCGCGGCGACAACCAGACCCTCTACATCCGCACCCGCAACAAGGACGTGTTCGAGCTGCAGACCCTGGGCTATTGCGCCGACATCGACTTCGCCTTCGGCATCGGCTTCGTGCCCGACGCCAGCCTCAGCCGTCTGTGCACCGGCGACTTCAGCCGCATTTTGGTGTCGGGCGGTCCCACGCCCCGCCAACCCTGCCGCGTCCAGGTGGTCAAGAAGCTGACCGAGGCCGAGGTTACGGCCCTGCCCGCGCGCGATCGCCCCTGA